A genomic region of Solibacillus isronensis contains the following coding sequences:
- the thyX gene encoding FAD-dependent thymidylate synthase has translation MKKIDILNGGYVILQDYMGSDLSVTNSARVSYNKKKDVLDDKDKGLIDFLAREGHTSPFRHTSLQFEVYVPLYVARQHWKHIIGSGFQDPFVAWNESSRRYITEEPEFYIPNANEWRSKPANSKQGSGENLSELSGGVFTKKLEEHIAEGERLYEEAMEAGVAPEQARLFLPAYSMFVRYYWTGSLQGVAHFLNLRLPEDAQYEIRVLAEAVQELAHEKFPLSLDALLKYN, from the coding sequence ATGAAAAAAATTGACATTTTAAATGGTGGATATGTGATCTTACAAGACTACATGGGTTCCGACTTATCTGTTACAAATTCAGCTCGTGTTTCTTATAACAAGAAAAAGGACGTTCTTGACGATAAAGATAAGGGACTCATTGACTTTCTCGCTCGTGAAGGTCACACAAGTCCATTCAGACACACTTCACTTCAATTTGAAGTTTACGTCCCTCTTTACGTCGCAAGACAACATTGGAAGCATATCATTGGTTCTGGATTTCAGGACCCATTCGTTGCTTGGAATGAATCTTCTCGTCGTTATATTACTGAAGAACCAGAGTTTTACATACCTAATGCTAATGAGTGGAGATCGAAACCAGCAAATTCAAAACAAGGCTCTGGCGAGAATTTAAGTGAATTATCTGGAGGAGTTTTTACAAAGAAGCTTGAAGAGCATATTGCTGAAGGTGAACGCCTTTATGAAGAAGCCATGGAAGCTGGTGTGGCTCCAGAACAAGCTCGATTATTTCTTCCTGCTTACTCTATGTTTGTGAGATATTATTGGACTGGTTCTCTTCAAGGTGTAGCCCATTTCTTGAATTTAAGACTCCCAGAGGATGCCCAATACGAAATTAGAGTTCTTGCTGAAGCTGTGCAGGAATTAGCACATGAGAAGTTTCCATTGTCCCTTGACGCTCTCCTCAAATATAACTAA
- the dfr gene encoding DfrD/DfrG/DfrK family trimethoprim-resistant dihydrofolate reductase has protein sequence MKISLIVAMDKNRVIGKENDIPWRIPNDWKYVKDTTNGHSIILGRKNIESIGIALPGRRNIILTRDKGFNFDGCEIAHSIIDVFELCKDEEEIFIFGGEQIYSLFLPYVEKMYITRIHHEFEGDTFFPEVNFDEWKEESVEKGIMNEKNPYNYYFHVYKRINLLS, from the coding sequence ATGAAGATTTCTTTAATTGTTGCGATGGATAAGAATAGAGTAATTGGTAAAGAGAATGACATTCCTTGGAGAATTCCGAATGATTGGAAGTATGTTAAAGATACTACAAATGGACATTCAATTATATTAGGTAGAAAGAACATTGAGTCTATCGGAATAGCTTTACCTGGCAGAAGGAATATTATTCTGACACGAGATAAAGGTTTTAATTTTGATGGATGTGAAATTGCCCATTCAATTATAGATGTTTTTGAGTTATGTAAAGATGAAGAAGAGATTTTTATTTTCGGTGGAGAACAGATTTATAGTTTGTTCTTACCTTATGTTGAAAAAATGTATATAACAAGAATTCATCATGAATTCGAGGGAGACACATTTTTTCCTGAAGTTAATTTTGATGAATGGAAAGAAGAATCTGTTGAAAAAGGAATTATGAATGAAAAAAACCCATATAACTACTATTTTCATGTTTATAAAAGAATAAATTTATTAAGCTAA